The following are from one region of the Ananas comosus cultivar F153 linkage group 20, ASM154086v1, whole genome shotgun sequence genome:
- the LOC109725475 gene encoding 3-ketoacyl-CoA synthase 6-like — MSTSPNPSLELSGSLDLLKHVKLNYHSIFNRFLFFLLLMFMASRLSCNNFLRISVVFLYIATLYVKTRPRAVYLIDFACYKPPFWCRVPNASFLEHSREIIGEDRANFMMRVLERSGLGEETALPPLAHYIPPEASLGGSRDESELIIFTAVDDLFQKTGVDPKDINVVVVNCNSFAPMPSLASMIVNRYKLRADVRSFNLSGMGCSASPISIGLARDILRVQPDSTVLVFSTEIIVSPAWYTGTQRSMLIPNCLFRMGGAAILLSNRPRHRADAKYRLHHVVRTHIGADDKAYKCLYQVEDADGRLGISLSKEVMPISGQAMKRHLIELGQFVLPWWEQLLFVATLLRRSLIDPKAKVYTPEFRKAFEHICVHAGGRAVIDEVQMNLGLSAEQVEASRMALHRFGNTSSSSVWYELSYMEAKGRMKKGDRVWQIGLGSGFKCNSSVWECVKAMDKVDQGPWSGCIDRYPVEVPEVLKF, encoded by the exons ATGTCGACGAGCCCAAACCCTTCCCTAGAGCTCTCGGGCTCACTCGACCTGCTCAAACACGTCAAGCTCAACTACCACTCCATATTCAACcgcttcctcttctttctcctcctcatGTTCATGGCCTCGCGCCTCTCCTGCAACAATTTTCTACGTATTTCCGTAGTTTTTTTATACATCGCAACACTTTACGTAAAAACGCGGCCTCGCGCCGTATACCTTATCGACTTCGCCTGCTATAAGCCGCCGTTCTGGTGCCGGGTACCGAACGCGTCGTTTCTGGAGCATTCTCGGGAGATCATCGGCGAGGACCGCGCCAATTTCATGATGAGGGTTTTGGAACGCTCCGGGCTCGGCGAGGAGACCGCGTTGCCTCCGCTGGCACATTACATCCCCCCCGAGGCATCGTTGGGCGGATCGCGCGACGAGTCGGAGCTCATTATATTCACGGCCGTCGACGATCTGTTTCAGAAGACGGGGGTCGACCCTAAGGACATCAACGTCGTCGTCGTCAACTGCAATAGCTTCGCGCCGATGCCGTCGCTCGCGTCGATGATCGTGAACCGGTACAAGCTCCGGGCCGACGTCCGGAGCTTCAATTTGTCCGGCATGGGGTGCTCGGCGAGCCCGATATCGATCGGGCTCGCGAGGGACATCCTCCGAGTGCAGCCTGACTCGACTGTTCTG GTATTCTCTACGGAGATCATCGTATCTCCGGCCTGGTACACCGGCACGCAACGCTCGATGCTGATCCCCAACTGCCTGTTCCGAATGGGCGGCGCCGCGATCCTCCTCTCGAACCGCCCCCGTCACCGCGCCGATGCCAAGTACCGGCTCCACCACGTTGTCAGGACACACATCGGGGCCGACGACAAGGCGTACAAGTGCTTGTACCAAGTCGAGGACGCCGACGGGAGGCTCGGGATCTCCCTTTCGAAGGAGGTGATGCCGATCTCCGGCCAGGCGATGAAACGGCACTTGATTGAGCTGGGACAGTTTGTGCTTCCCTGGTGGGAGCAGCTGCTCTTCGTCGCAACGCTCCTCCGACGGAGCCTCATCGACCCCAAGGCGAAG GTTTATACTCCGGAGTTCAGAAAGGCATTTGAGCACATATGCGTGCATGCAGGTGGTCGCGCGGTGATTGATGAAGTGCAGATGAATTTAGGGTTGTCGGCGGAGCAGGTGGAGGCCTCGCGTATGGCGCTGCACCGCTTCG GTAACACATCGAGCAGCTCGGTGTGGTACGAGCTGAGCTACATGGAGGCGAAGGGGAGGATGAAGAAGGGGGACAGGGTGTGGCAAATAGGGTTAGGGAGTGGCTTCAAATGCAACAGCTCCGTGTGGGAATGTGTTAAAGCCATGGACAAGGTCGATCAAGGTCCATGGTCGGGTTGCATTGATAGGTACCCTGTGGAGGTGCCCGAAGTGCTCAAATTCTAA